From the Candidatus Bathyarchaeota archaeon genome, one window contains:
- a CDS encoding ABC transporter ATP-binding protein, producing the protein MSFAVETEGLVKRYDSLVAVDRLSLRVKRGAVHGFLGPNGAGKTTTIKVLVGLLRPDEGSVKVLGEEIHGKSGVLGWFVEQADSRLGVGYMPELPKFPKFLKGAELLDVYGRMYGMSEQERRERIPHLVELVGLRGRENDLIGKYSKGMQQRIGIAQALLNSPELVILDEPSLGLDPVGMVEVRELVKEIAKEGITVLVSSHLLFEVEQICTDVTIINRGKALVSDTLQNVSSMLSGPALMHVEVSKMSKEIVEGVRELPFVSDVIVTGNTLRVQVSTREDVRVAVSQQVTKLGGVIVGMSQKTSNLEDVFIQLITKDKQGGKKQ; encoded by the coding sequence TTGTCGTTTGCTGTTGAGACTGAGGGTTTGGTGAAGCGTTATGATTCTTTGGTTGCAGTTGACCGTTTGAGTTTAAGGGTTAAGCGTGGGGCGGTTCATGGTTTTTTGGGTCCTAATGGTGCGGGTAAGACGACGACGATTAAGGTTTTGGTTGGGCTGCTTAGGCCTGATGAGGGCTCTGTGAAGGTTTTGGGTGAGGAGATTCATGGTAAGTCGGGGGTTTTGGGTTGGTTTGTGGAGCAGGCGGATTCACGTTTGGGTGTGGGGTATATGCCTGAGTTGCCCAAGTTTCCAAAGTTTTTGAAGGGGGCGGAGTTGTTGGATGTTTATGGGCGCATGTATGGTATGAGTGAGCAGGAGCGCAGGGAGCGGATTCCACATTTGGTTGAGTTGGTTGGGCTGCGTGGCAGGGAGAATGATTTGATTGGCAAGTACAGCAAGGGCATGCAGCAGCGTATTGGAATTGCGCAGGCGCTTTTGAACAGTCCCGAGTTGGTGATTTTGGATGAACCCAGCCTTGGATTAGACCCCGTGGGCATGGTTGAAGTGCGCGAACTCGTAAAAGAAATCGCCAAAGAAGGCATCACCGTCTTGGTCTCGTCGCATCTGCTCTTTGAGGTAGAGCAAATCTGCACGGACGTAACCATCATCAACCGCGGCAAAGCGTTGGTGTCGGATACGTTGCAGAACGTTTCAAGCATGCTCTCAGGACCCGCACTAATGCACGTAGAAGTCTCCAAAATGTCCAAAGAAATAGTAGAGGGCGTACGCGAACTGCCCTTTGTTTCAGATGTCATTGTTACGGGGAATACTTTGAGGGTTCAGGTTTCCACGCGCGAAGATGTACGCGTAGCAGTCTCACAGCAGGTGACCAAGTTGGGCGGCGTCATCGTTGGGATGAGCCAGAAAACCAGCAACCTTGAAGACGTATTCATACAACTCATAACTAAAGACAAACAAGGAGGCAAAAAACAATGA